The Haloplanus salinarum genome includes a region encoding these proteins:
- a CDS encoding CobW family GTP-binding protein: MTDSDRIPVTVLSGSLGAGKTTLLNHLLANADRDVAVLVNDMGEVNVDAELLAEGSAPSGAVAELSNGCICCELRGDLETAVVRLARERDFDALVVESSGISEPAPVARLFTTDSAAAARYRVNALVTVLDTRLFLDTFDGDGVPERRGTADDRPLSDLLVEQVEVSTLVVLNKADLCTDAELDRAESLVAGLRPGVETLRTEFSAVDPARLLDAGGVDVDALADLPGWKRAIEADHGGDHHHAHPDEVYGVSSVTYRRRRPFHPERIASVLRDLPPTVVRSKGTIWVAGNEYRQSVGQAGASVRVTARGPWIASLPEIDRKTYRANRPDLDWHETYGDRRTEFVVIGTDVDESALRDRLDDALVTDEEWGDGPAGEAAVDATEPFPTTDGETAVLREP; this comes from the coding sequence ATGACCGACTCGGACCGCATCCCGGTGACCGTCCTGTCCGGGAGCCTCGGCGCGGGCAAGACGACGCTGCTGAACCACCTGCTCGCGAACGCCGACCGCGACGTCGCCGTCCTCGTCAACGACATGGGCGAGGTGAACGTCGACGCCGAACTCCTCGCGGAGGGGTCGGCCCCGAGCGGGGCGGTCGCCGAACTCTCGAACGGCTGTATCTGCTGTGAGCTCCGCGGTGACCTCGAGACGGCGGTCGTCCGCCTCGCCCGCGAACGCGACTTCGACGCGCTGGTGGTGGAGTCCTCGGGCATCTCCGAACCCGCGCCGGTGGCGCGCCTGTTCACCACCGACTCCGCCGCCGCCGCCCGCTACCGCGTGAACGCGCTCGTGACCGTCCTCGACACGCGGCTCTTCCTCGACACCTTCGACGGCGACGGCGTGCCCGAACGCCGCGGGACCGCCGACGACCGCCCGCTTTCGGACCTCCTCGTCGAACAGGTCGAGGTGTCGACGCTCGTCGTGCTCAACAAGGCCGACCTGTGTACCGACGCGGAACTCGACCGGGCCGAGTCGCTGGTCGCCGGCCTCCGTCCCGGCGTCGAGACGCTCCGCACGGAGTTCTCCGCGGTCGACCCCGCTCGCCTCCTCGACGCCGGCGGCGTCGACGTCGACGCCCTCGCCGACCTCCCCGGCTGGAAGCGGGCCATCGAGGCGGACCACGGCGGCGACCACCACCACGCCCACCCGGACGAGGTGTACGGCGTCTCCTCCGTTACGTACCGCCGCCGCCGCCCGTTCCACCCCGAGCGGATCGCGTCCGTCCTCCGCGATCTCCCGCCCACTGTCGTCCGCTCGAAGGGAACGATATGGGTCGCCGGCAACGAGTACAGACAGTCCGTGGGGCAGGCGGGGGCGTCGGTCCGGGTCACCGCCCGGGGGCCGTGGATCGCGTCGCTCCCCGAAATCGACCGCAAGACCTACCGCGCGAACCGGCCGGACCTCGACTGGCACGAGACGTACGGCGACCGCCGGACCGAGTTCGTCGTCATCGGCACCGACGTCGACGAGTCGGCCCTCCGCGACCGGCTCGACGACGCGCTCGTCACCGACGAGGAGTGGGGCGACGGCCCGGCGGGCGAGGCCGCCGTCGACGCCACCGAGCCCTTCCCGACGACGGACGGCGAGACGGCGGTCCTCCGCGAGCCCTGA
- a CDS encoding SRPBCC family protein, whose translation MHDVERDRFVAASPREIERRLSPRALLAWEGSFEATTVTEDGDATLVTATGPGISFRLRFEELADGYRYEQVGDGPFERMETRVTVTAEDEGSRVRARSRVSLALPVPLADRLGAWKRGGELDRLLDGLEGAV comes from the coding sequence GTGCACGACGTCGAACGCGACCGGTTCGTCGCCGCCAGTCCCCGCGAAATCGAGCGACGGCTCTCCCCGCGGGCGCTGCTGGCGTGGGAGGGGAGCTTCGAGGCGACGACCGTGACCGAGGACGGGGACGCGACGCTCGTCACCGCCACGGGACCGGGGATATCCTTCCGGCTCCGGTTCGAAGAACTGGCGGACGGCTACCGGTACGAACAGGTCGGCGACGGCCCCTTCGAGCGGATGGAGACGCGGGTGACGGTGACGGCCGAGGACGAGGGGTCGCGGGTCCGGGCCCGGTCGCGGGTGTCGCTCGCCCTGCCCGTGCCCCTGGCCGACCGCCTCGGGGCCTGGAAGCGGGGCGGCGAACTCGACCGACTGCTCGACGGGCTGGAGGGGGCGGTCTGA